A window of Vibrio ishigakensis contains these coding sequences:
- the recJ gene encoding single-stranded-DNA-specific exonuclease RecJ, which yields MIEIQRRPACDISHLPDSLSPLMRRVYASRGVNSESQLNRGAKGLLSPGQLYGIGPAADLLIEAIESSQRIIVVGDFDADGATSSALSVLALRMLGSSNVDYLVPNRFEDGYGLSPEVVDQAITMGAELIMTVDNGVSSIEGVKYAKQNNIKVLVTDHHLPGHVLPEADAMVNPNLHECDFPSKALAGVGVAFYLMAAVRAKLRQKNSFAERGIPEPNLSVLLDLVALGTVADVVPLDENNRILVHQGLQRIRAGKGRPGIQALIEVAKKNSNRLVASDFGFALGPRINAAGRLDDMSFGVELLMSQNIHAARRMASELDSLNQTRKEIEEGMKQEAMAFCERLQFSSDKEMPYGLALFQRDWHQGVIGILASRIKEQFHRPVIAFADGGDGLIKGSCRSIVGLHMRDTLDKIDVQNPDLILKFGGHAMAAGLTIREKDFERFSKLFDESVREQLEDHALKGIVLSDGELSPEEFNMHTAQEIRQGGPWGQAFPEPIFDGEFKVLHQKLVGEKHLKLMLEPLHRSHPTNIMVDAIAFNVDLRRWPDPATTKVRLAYRLDINEFRGNQSMQLMVEHIEGA from the coding sequence ATGATAGAAATCCAACGTCGTCCTGCCTGCGATATCTCGCATCTTCCTGATTCTCTCTCTCCTTTGATGCGTCGTGTATACGCTTCGAGGGGGGTTAACAGCGAAAGCCAACTCAACCGAGGTGCCAAGGGCTTGCTCTCGCCTGGTCAGTTGTATGGCATTGGTCCTGCTGCTGATCTTTTGATTGAAGCCATTGAGAGTAGCCAGCGAATTATCGTGGTAGGGGACTTTGATGCCGATGGCGCGACCAGTTCCGCTCTTTCGGTGTTAGCGCTTCGTATGCTCGGCTCAAGCAATGTGGACTATCTAGTGCCAAATCGCTTCGAGGACGGTTACGGCTTGAGCCCAGAGGTGGTTGACCAAGCCATCACCATGGGGGCTGAGCTGATCATGACGGTGGACAATGGCGTCTCTTCTATCGAGGGCGTGAAATATGCTAAGCAAAACAATATCAAGGTACTGGTAACCGATCACCACTTGCCGGGTCATGTTTTGCCAGAAGCTGATGCCATGGTTAACCCAAATTTGCATGAGTGTGATTTCCCTTCAAAAGCGCTGGCCGGGGTGGGAGTTGCCTTTTATCTGATGGCTGCGGTGCGCGCCAAGCTTCGTCAAAAGAACAGTTTTGCTGAGCGCGGTATTCCTGAGCCTAATCTTTCCGTGCTTCTAGACCTTGTGGCTCTAGGCACAGTCGCTGACGTTGTACCGCTGGATGAAAACAACCGCATCTTGGTGCATCAGGGCTTGCAACGCATTCGAGCGGGTAAGGGTAGACCCGGAATACAGGCGCTGATTGAGGTAGCCAAGAAGAACTCAAACCGTTTGGTGGCCTCTGACTTTGGCTTTGCCCTTGGACCGCGCATCAATGCGGCGGGGCGCTTGGATGATATGTCGTTCGGCGTTGAACTGTTGATGAGCCAAAACATACATGCGGCGCGCCGTATGGCCTCGGAGCTAGATTCGCTGAACCAAACCCGAAAAGAGATTGAAGAGGGCATGAAGCAAGAGGCTATGGCTTTTTGTGAGAGGCTTCAGTTTAGCTCAGATAAAGAGATGCCCTATGGCTTGGCACTGTTCCAGCGCGACTGGCACCAAGGCGTAATTGGGATTCTCGCCTCTCGCATCAAGGAGCAGTTCCACCGCCCTGTGATCGCCTTTGCCGATGGTGGTGATGGCCTTATCAAGGGTTCTTGTCGCTCTATCGTGGGCCTGCACATGCGAGATACGCTAGACAAAATAGACGTGCAAAACCCAGACCTTATCTTGAAGTTTGGTGGCCATGCTATGGCCGCTGGCCTCACTATTCGCGAAAAAGACTTTGAGCGCTTTTCTAAGCTATTTGATGAGTCGGTGCGTGAACAGCTAGAAGACCATGCTCTGAAAGGTATTGTTCTGTCCGATGGTGAACTCTCTCCTGAGGAGTTTAACATGCATACTGCCCAAGAGATCCGCCAGGGCGGTCCTTGGGGGCAGGCCTTCCCAGAGCCTATTTTCGATGGCGAGTTTAAGGTGCTGCACCAGAAACTCGTGGGCGAGAAGCACCTCAAGCTTATGCTAGAGCCACTACACCGCTCGCACCCAACCAATATCATGGTAGATGCTATTGCCTTTAATGTGGACCTAAGACGCTGGCCTGACCCGGCAACCACCAAGGTTCGTCTAGCTTACCGCCTCGATATCAACGAGTTTCGTGGCAACCAGAGTATGCAACTCATGGTTGAGCATATCGAAGGCGCGTAA
- the prfB gene encoding peptide chain release factor 2 (programmed frameshift) has translation MFEINPVKNRLQDVSERTSVLRGYLDYDAKKERLEEVNAELEQPDVWNEPERAQALGKERASLEAVVETIDQLDQGGEDVEGLLELAVEEEDQETFDEIEPELAELEAKLEKLEFRRMFAGDHDESDCYIDLQSGSGGTEAQDWTNMMLRMYLRWAESKGFKTEVIEVSEGEVAGLKGATVKISGEYAYGWLRTETGVHRLVRKSPFDSSGRRHTSFASAFVYPEIDDNIEIDINPADLRIDVYRASGAGGQHVNTTESAVRITHVPTNIVVQCQNDRSQHKNKDQAMKQLRAKLFEFELQKQNAEKQANEDAKSDIGWGSQIRSYVLDDSRIKDLRTGVENRNTQAVLDGDLDKFIEASLKSGL, from the exons ATGTTTGAAATCAATCCAGTCAAAAACCGCCTACAGGACGTGTCTGAACGCACTAGTGTCCTGAGGGGGTACCTT GACTATGACGCTAAGAAAGAGCGTCTAGAAGAGGTAAACGCAGAACTAGAACAGCCGGATGTATGGAACGAGCCTGAGCGAGCGCAAGCCCTAGGTAAAGAGCGTGCATCACTAGAAGCGGTTGTTGAGACCATAGACCAACTTGACCAAGGCGGCGAAGACGTTGAGGGCTTGCTTGAGCTAGCGGTTGAAGAAGAAGACCAAGAGACCTTTGATGAGATTGAACCTGAGCTAGCTGAGCTTGAAGCTAAGCTTGAGAAGCTTGAGTTCCGTCGTATGTTCGCTGGTGACCACGACGAGTCTGACTGCTATATCGACCTGCAATCAGGTTCTGGCGGCACAGAGGCGCAAGATTGGACCAACATGATGCTTCGCATGTATCTGCGTTGGGCTGAGTCTAAAGGCTTCAAGACCGAGGTTATCGAGGTTTCTGAGGGTGAAGTTGCTGGCCTTAAAGGCGCAACGGTTAAGATCTCTGGTGAGTATGCCTATGGCTGGCTACGTACTGAAACCGGTGTACACCGTTTGGTTCGTAAGTCTCCATTTGACTCTAGCGGCCGTCGTCACACCTCATTTGCGTCTGCGTTTGTGTATCCTGAGATTGATGACAACATTGAGATCGACATTAACCCAGCTGATCTACGTATCGACGTATATCGTGCATCGGGCGCTGGTGGTCAGCACGTAAACACCACCGAATCTGCGGTACGTATTACTCACGTTCCAACCAACATTGTGGTGCAGTGTCAGAACGACCGTTCTCAACATAAGAACAAAGACCAAGCGATGAAACAGCTTCGTGCGAAGCTATTCGAGTTTGAGCTTCAGAAGCAAAACGCTGAGAAGCAAGCAAACGAAGACGCTAAGTCTGACATCGGTTGGGGTAGCCAGATCCGTTCTTACGTATTGGATGACTCACGCATTAAAGACCTGCGTACTGGCGTTGAAAACCGCAACACACAAGCCGTTCTTGATGGCGACCTAGACAAATTTATTGAAGCTAGCCTGAAATCAGGTTTATAA
- the lysS gene encoding lysine--tRNA ligase, which produces MTDAVQNENQQEENKLIAERRSKLDHIRKSCKANGHPNDFRREHLAGDLQAEFGEKTKEELEELNHIVAIAGRVMAKRGPFLAIQETSGRIQAYAAKDVQKQLKEQYQGLDIGDIIGVKGALHKSGKGDLYVNMEEYELLTKALRPLPEKFHGLTDQEMRYRQRYVDLIVNEDSREAFIIRSKLVSSIRNFMSSKGYLEVETPMMHVIPGGATARPFITHHNALDIDMYLRVAPELYLKRLVVGGFDRVFEINRNFRNEGLSPRHNPEFTMMEFYQAYADYKDLMDLTEEMLSTVAMDVLGSTSMPYGEETVEFGGTYARMSMFEAIKHYNPDHVEIQALTEADLTDREKMVSIAKSVHVEVESFWTCGQLLEEIFGETAEPQLIQPTFITGYPADISPLARRSDDNPFFTDRFEFFIGGREVANGFSELNDAEDQDARFKAQVDAKDAGDDEAMYYDADYITALEHGLPPTAGQGIGIDRLAMLFTNTHTIRDVILFPAMRPQQ; this is translated from the coding sequence ATGACTGATGCTGTTCAAAACGAGAACCAACAAGAAGAGAATAAGCTGATTGCTGAGCGTCGTAGCAAGCTGGATCATATCCGCAAGAGCTGCAAAGCAAACGGCCACCCAAATGACTTCCGTCGTGAGCACCTAGCTGGCGACCTTCAAGCAGAATTCGGTGAAAAGACTAAGGAAGAGCTAGAAGAGCTTAACCACATCGTAGCGATCGCTGGTCGTGTAATGGCGAAGCGTGGTCCTTTCCTAGCTATTCAAGAAACATCTGGCCGTATCCAAGCATATGCAGCAAAAGATGTTCAAAAGCAGCTTAAAGAGCAATATCAAGGCCTAGATATCGGTGACATCATTGGTGTTAAAGGTGCGCTTCATAAGTCAGGTAAAGGCGACCTTTACGTGAACATGGAAGAGTACGAGCTACTAACTAAGGCTCTGCGCCCACTTCCTGAGAAGTTCCACGGTCTGACTGACCAAGAGATGCGTTACCGTCAGCGCTACGTTGACCTTATCGTTAACGAAGATTCTCGTGAAGCATTCATCATCCGCTCTAAGCTGGTTTCATCTATCCGCAACTTCATGAGTTCTAAGGGTTACCTAGAAGTAGAAACCCCTATGATGCACGTGATCCCAGGTGGTGCAACGGCTCGCCCATTCATCACTCACCACAACGCACTAGACATCGATATGTACCTACGTGTTGCTCCAGAGCTTTACCTGAAGCGTCTAGTAGTAGGTGGTTTTGACCGCGTATTCGAGATCAACCGTAACTTCCGTAACGAAGGTCTGTCTCCTCGTCACAACCCAGAATTCACTATGATGGAATTCTACCAAGCTTACGCTGACTACAAGGATCTGATGGATCTGACTGAAGAGATGCTAAGCACAGTGGCGATGGACGTTCTAGGTTCAACCTCTATGCCTTACGGTGAAGAGACAGTTGAGTTTGGCGGCACTTACGCTCGCATGAGCATGTTCGAAGCTATCAAGCACTACAACCCTGACCACGTTGAGATCCAAGCGCTAACGGAAGCAGACCTAACTGACCGTGAGAAGATGGTTTCTATCGCGAAATCTGTACACGTTGAAGTAGAAAGCTTCTGGACTTGCGGACAGCTTCTTGAAGAGATCTTTGGTGAAACGGCTGAGCCTCAGCTAATTCAACCAACCTTCATCACTGGCTACCCAGCGGACATCTCGCCACTGGCTCGTCGTAGCGATGACAACCCGTTCTTCACTGACCGCTTTGAGTTCTTCATCGGTGGTCGCGAAGTAGCAAACGGCTTCTCAGAGCTTAACGATGCAGAAGACCAAGATGCACGCTTCAAGGCGCAGGTAGATGCGAAAGATGCAGGTGACGACGAAGCTATGTACTACGACGCTGACTACATCACAGCGCTAGAGCACGGCCTACCGCCAACAGCAGGCCAAGGTATCGGTATCGACCGTCTAGCTATGCTGTTCACTAACACGCACACCATCCGTGATGTAATCCTATTCCCTGCAATGCGTCCGCAGCAGTAA
- a CDS encoding CBS domain-containing protein — MIKIAELMTRTPYTLLRSNTLADAKKLMAEHDIRHVPVVDTEDKLLGLVTQRDILAAQDSSLQLNPNSECYTLETPLNLAMRKDVLTVSPRAGLRESAMMMQKRKVGCLPVISNQTLVGIITDSDFVAVAINLLELQEEVEPVEVDA, encoded by the coding sequence ATGATTAAAATCGCTGAGCTGATGACTCGAACCCCTTACACTCTGTTGCGCTCCAATACCCTAGCCGATGCCAAAAAGTTGATGGCTGAGCACGATATTCGTCATGTTCCTGTTGTGGACACCGAAGACAAGTTGCTTGGTTTGGTTACTCAAAGAGACATATTGGCGGCCCAGGACTCAAGCCTGCAACTGAATCCAAACAGTGAATGCTACACCTTAGAAACTCCACTGAATCTCGCCATGCGTAAGGATGTTCTCACCGTATCACCAAGAGCAGGCCTTCGCGAAAGCGCCATGATGATGCAAAAGCGCAAGGTAGGCTGTTTACCTGTGATATCCAATCAAACCTTAGTGGGTATTATCACTGACAGCGATTTTGTTGCGGTTGCCATCAACCTTCTCGAGCTTCAGGAAGAAGTTGAACCGGTAGAAGTTGACGCATAA
- the queA gene encoding tRNA preQ1(34) S-adenosylmethionine ribosyltransferase-isomerase QueA yields MQVSDFNFELPDELIARYPMEERTASRLLKLDGNSGQIQDKGFTDILDSIQEGDLLVFNNTRVIPARVFGRKASGGKIEVLVERMLDEHSILAHVRSSKAPKPGAQLFLGENDQYEAEMVARHDALFELKFTSDKAVLQILEEVGHMPLPPYIDRPDEDSDQERYQTVYNEKPGAVAAPTAGLHFDEAILEKIQAKGAKLAFVTLHVGAGTFQPVRVDNILEHHMHAEYVEVTEEVVNTILETKKNGGRVIAVGTTSVRSLESAAQDAVKKGTELKPFFGDTDIFIYPGYEFQLIDGLLTNFHLPESTLIMLVSAFAGYDNVMNAYKHAVEQKYRFFSYGDAMFVTRKGL; encoded by the coding sequence ATGCAAGTTTCTGATTTCAATTTTGAACTCCCTGATGAGTTGATCGCACGCTACCCGATGGAGGAGCGTACCGCCAGTCGTCTGCTTAAATTAGACGGTAATTCTGGTCAGATCCAAGACAAGGGGTTCACCGATATTCTGGACTCTATTCAAGAGGGTGACTTGTTGGTATTTAACAATACCCGAGTGATCCCAGCACGCGTTTTCGGTCGCAAGGCCAGTGGCGGTAAGATTGAGGTTCTGGTTGAGCGTATGCTTGATGAGCACTCTATCCTTGCTCATGTTCGTTCTTCAAAGGCGCCTAAGCCGGGTGCACAGCTGTTCCTTGGTGAGAACGACCAGTATGAAGCCGAGATGGTGGCACGCCACGACGCACTGTTTGAGCTTAAGTTTACCTCTGACAAAGCCGTGCTGCAGATCCTAGAAGAAGTGGGACACATGCCTCTTCCTCCTTATATCGACCGTCCTGATGAAGATTCAGACCAAGAGCGCTACCAAACGGTTTATAACGAAAAACCAGGCGCTGTTGCTGCGCCAACGGCTGGTCTGCACTTCGATGAAGCTATCCTAGAAAAGATTCAGGCTAAGGGCGCTAAGCTTGCCTTTGTTACCTTGCACGTGGGTGCCGGCACCTTCCAACCAGTGCGCGTTGATAACATCCTCGAGCACCACATGCATGCTGAGTATGTTGAGGTAACTGAAGAGGTGGTAAACACCATCCTTGAGACCAAGAAAAACGGCGGTCGTGTTATTGCTGTAGGGACGACCTCAGTTCGCTCTTTAGAGAGTGCCGCGCAAGATGCTGTTAAGAAAGGCACTGAGCTTAAGCCATTCTTTGGTGATACCGACATCTTTATCTACCCAGGCTATGAGTTCCAACTTATCGATGGCCTGTTAACCAACTTCCACCTGCCTGAATCTACCCTGATCATGCTAGTGAGCGCGTTTGCAGGTTACGATAATGTAATGAATGCCTACAAGCATGCAGTAGAGCAGAAGTATCGTTTCTTTAGCTACGGCGATGCAATGTTTGTGACTCGTAAGGGTCTATAA
- the tgt gene encoding tRNA guanosine(34) transglycosylase Tgt: protein MKFELKKTDGVARRGQLQFDRGSVETPAFMPVGTYGTVKGMTPEEVKGTGAEILLGNTFHLWLRPGQEVMKMHGDLHDFMNWQGPILTDSGGFQVFSLGDIRKITEEGVHFRNPVNGDKIFMDAEKSMEIQYDLGSDVVMIFDECTPYPATHDEAKKSMEMSLRWAQRSRDHFNKLENPNALFGIVQGGVYEDLRDVSVKGLTDIGFDGYAVGGLAVGEPKEDMHRVLEHTCPQLPIDKPRYLMGVGKPEDLVEGVRRGIDMFDCVMPTRNARNGHLFVTGGVIKIRNAKHKTDTSPLDPECDCYTCRNYSKSYLHHLDRCNEILGARLNTIHNLRYYQRLMESIRKAIDEDRFDTFVEEFYARRNREVPPLMKGDAQ from the coding sequence GTGAAATTTGAACTCAAGAAAACCGACGGCGTCGCGCGTCGCGGTCAATTACAGTTCGACCGTGGTTCGGTTGAAACCCCAGCATTTATGCCAGTAGGTACTTATGGCACAGTTAAGGGTATGACCCCTGAAGAGGTGAAAGGTACCGGTGCTGAAATCCTACTAGGTAACACTTTTCACCTATGGCTACGTCCAGGCCAAGAAGTAATGAAGATGCACGGCGATCTACATGACTTCATGAACTGGCAGGGTCCTATCCTGACTGATTCAGGCGGCTTCCAGGTATTCAGCCTTGGTGATATCCGTAAGATCACTGAAGAGGGTGTTCACTTCCGTAACCCTGTAAACGGCGACAAAATCTTCATGGATGCTGAAAAGTCTATGGAAATCCAATACGACTTGGGTTCAGACGTGGTAATGATCTTCGATGAGTGTACGCCATATCCTGCGACACACGACGAAGCTAAGAAATCTATGGAAATGTCTCTACGTTGGGCTCAGCGCTCTCGTGACCACTTTAACAAACTAGAGAACCCGAATGCACTATTCGGTATCGTTCAAGGTGGTGTTTACGAAGACCTGCGTGATGTCTCTGTAAAGGGCTTAACCGACATCGGTTTTGACGGTTATGCAGTAGGTGGTCTTGCAGTAGGTGAGCCTAAAGAAGACATGCACCGCGTACTTGAGCACACCTGTCCTCAACTGCCAATCGATAAGCCTCGTTACCTAATGGGCGTAGGTAAACCTGAAGACTTGGTTGAAGGTGTTCGTCGCGGTATTGATATGTTCGACTGCGTTATGCCAACTCGAAATGCACGTAACGGCCACCTATTTGTGACCGGAGGTGTGATCAAGATCCGAAACGCGAAACATAAAACCGATACTTCTCCACTAGATCCAGAGTGCGACTGTTACACTTGCCGCAACTATTCTAAATCGTATCTGCACCACCTTGATCGCTGCAACGAGATCTTGGGTGCTCGTCTGAATACTATCCACAACCTGCGCTACTATCAGCGTTTGATGGAGAGTATTCGTAAGGCGATCGACGAGGACCGCTTCGATACGTTTGTAGAAGAGTTCTATGCACGCCGAAATCGTGAAGTGCCGCCTCTAATGAAGGGTGACGCACAATAA
- the yajC gene encoding preprotein translocase subunit YajC encodes MSLFISQAHAAAEGAPQGGGFEMLIMLGMFAVIFYFMIYRPQSKRVKEHKNLIASMSKGDEILTSGGLVGKITNISEENDFVAIELNQNNEVVIKKEFVTAVLPKGTLKSL; translated from the coding sequence ATGAGTTTATTCATTTCTCAAGCTCATGCTGCAGCTGAAGGCGCACCACAAGGTGGCGGTTTTGAAATGCTAATCATGCTAGGTATGTTCGCGGTAATTTTCTACTTCATGATTTACCGTCCACAATCTAAGCGCGTTAAAGAGCATAAGAACCTTATCGCTTCTATGTCTAAGGGTGACGAAATCCTAACTAGCGGTGGCCTAGTGGGTAAGATCACTAACATCTCTGAAGAGAACGATTTTGTTGCGATCGAGCTAAACCAAAATAACGAAGTTGTAATCAAGAAAGAATTCGTTACTGCAGTGCTACCAAAGGGTACGCTGAAATCTCTATAA
- the secD gene encoding protein translocase subunit SecD: MLNRYPLWKYLMVLFALLVAMLYALPNLYGEDPAIQVTGARGASVDMATMDTVTQALEKENLSHKSIALENGSILVRFNDTDTQISARDVISEALDSDLIVALNLAPSTPTWLESIGAAPMKLGLDLRGGVHFLMEVDMDAAMQKLIGQQEEAFRSELREERIRYRAIRAGSDSVEVILRDAEQLAQAEQTLKSKHPDMVFVDSDSNGRFTLTATFNEARLTEIRNYAVEQNITILRNRVNELGVAEPLVQRQGASRIVVELPGVQDTARAKEILGATATLEFREVDMQADLSAAASGRVPAGSEVKFDRDGRPVVLKKRVILGGSSITDASSSADEYGRPQVNISLDSEGGSKMGAFSRQNIGKLMATVFAEYKDSGKRTPEGKVILDKHEEVINQATIQSALGRSFRITGIDSAAEAHNLALLLRAGALIAPISIVEERTIGPSMGQQNIDKGIQACIWGMVAVMLFTLIYYRKFGFIANMALIANLVLIIGVMSMIPGATMTLPGIAGIVLTVGMAVDANVLIFERIREELREGRNPQQAIHQGYANAFSTIADANITTLLTAIILFAVGTGAIKGFAVTLSIGILTSMFTAIIGTRCVVNLLYGGKRINKLSI; the protein is encoded by the coding sequence GTGTTAAACCGTTATCCGTTATGGAAGTACCTTATGGTGCTATTCGCCCTACTAGTGGCGATGCTGTATGCACTTCCAAACCTGTACGGTGAAGATCCAGCCATACAAGTCACGGGGGCACGCGGTGCCTCCGTTGATATGGCAACCATGGATACTGTCACCCAAGCTCTTGAAAAAGAGAACCTATCACATAAATCTATCGCTCTAGAGAATGGCTCCATCCTGGTGCGATTCAACGATACCGACACCCAGATCAGTGCGCGTGACGTTATCAGCGAAGCGCTAGATTCAGACCTTATTGTTGCGCTTAACCTAGCGCCATCTACTCCAACTTGGCTTGAAAGCATCGGCGCTGCGCCTATGAAGCTTGGCCTTGACCTACGTGGTGGTGTGCACTTCTTGATGGAAGTGGATATGGACGCAGCAATGCAGAAACTTATCGGCCAGCAAGAAGAAGCCTTCCGTAGTGAGCTACGTGAAGAGCGTATTCGTTATCGTGCTATCCGTGCTGGTAGCGATTCTGTAGAAGTTATTCTTCGCGACGCTGAGCAGCTAGCTCAAGCGGAGCAGACGCTGAAGTCTAAGCACCCTGATATGGTGTTTGTTGATTCTGACTCAAATGGTCGTTTCACTCTAACTGCGACCTTCAACGAAGCGCGTCTTACTGAAATCCGCAACTACGCGGTAGAGCAGAACATCACTATCCTTCGTAACCGTGTAAACGAACTGGGTGTTGCTGAACCGTTGGTACAGCGTCAAGGCGCAAGCCGCATCGTAGTTGAGCTTCCTGGTGTACAAGACACTGCACGTGCGAAAGAGATCCTAGGTGCTACGGCAACCCTAGAATTCCGTGAAGTGGATATGCAAGCTGACCTTTCAGCTGCGGCAAGTGGCCGTGTTCCTGCTGGAAGCGAAGTGAAGTTTGACCGCGACGGTCGCCCTGTAGTGCTTAAGAAGCGCGTAATCCTTGGCGGTTCAAGCATCACGGATGCAAGCTCAAGTGCTGACGAATATGGTCGTCCTCAGGTTAACATCTCGCTAGATAGCGAAGGTGGTAGCAAGATGGGTGCCTTCTCTCGTCAAAACATCGGTAAGCTAATGGCGACCGTGTTTGCTGAATACAAAGACAGCGGCAAGCGCACTCCAGAAGGCAAAGTAATCCTTGATAAACACGAAGAGGTTATCAACCAAGCGACTATCCAGTCGGCTCTTGGTCGTAGCTTCCGTATCACAGGTATCGACTCTGCAGCAGAAGCGCACAACCTAGCACTTCTACTGCGTGCGGGTGCTTTGATTGCTCCTATCTCTATCGTTGAAGAGCGTACTATTGGTCCATCTATGGGTCAGCAGAACATCGACAAGGGTATTCAGGCGTGTATCTGGGGCATGGTAGCGGTAATGCTATTCACCCTTATCTACTACCGTAAGTTTGGCTTTATCGCCAACATGGCTCTGATTGCAAACCTTGTGCTTATCATCGGCGTAATGTCTATGATTCCAGGGGCAACTATGACCCTACCGGGTATTGCCGGTATCGTACTGACCGTAGGTATGGCGGTGGACGCCAACGTTCTTATATTTGAGCGGATACGTGAAGAACTTCGAGAAGGGCGCAACCCTCAGCAAGCGATTCACCAAGGCTATGCCAACGCATTCAGCACCATTGCCGATGCCAACATCACAACCCTACTGACAGCAATCATCCTATTTGCTGTAGGTACAGGTGCGATTAAAGGCTTCGCGGTTACTCTGTCTATCGGTATTTTGACCTCAATGTTTACTGCAATTATCGGTACTCGTTGTGTGGTTAACCTGCTGTATGGCGGCAAACGTATCAACAAACTGTCGATCTAA
- the secF gene encoding protein translocase subunit SecF: MFQILKADKMIDFMRWSKGAVVLSVLMITASIYTLSTNWLNWGLDFTGGTLIEVGFEHPANLEEIRAALDERGFGDATVQNFGSARDVMVRLRPRDDLQGEQLGTQIIAALEQGTGEDVEMRRVEFVGPNVGDELAEAGGLAILVSLICILIYVSMRFEWRLAAGAVLALAHDVIITLGIFSIMQIEVDLTIVAALLTVVGYSLNDTIVVFDRIRENFRKMRKGDSVEIINGAITQTLSRTLITSGTTLFVVIALFTKGGANIHGFATALLLGITVGTYSSIYVASNLALKLGVSREHLMPPQVEKEGAEFDEMP, translated from the coding sequence ATGTTTCAAATATTGAAAGCTGACAAGATGATCGACTTTATGCGCTGGTCGAAAGGCGCAGTCGTGTTGTCTGTATTAATGATTACTGCGTCCATCTACACCCTTTCAACTAACTGGTTGAACTGGGGTCTAGATTTCACCGGCGGTACTCTGATTGAGGTTGGGTTCGAACACCCAGCAAACCTTGAAGAGATCCGTGCGGCTCTGGATGAGCGTGGCTTTGGCGATGCAACGGTTCAGAACTTCGGTTCTGCACGCGATGTAATGGTGCGTCTGCGTCCTCGTGATGACCTACAAGGTGAACAACTGGGTACTCAGATCATCGCAGCTTTAGAGCAAGGCACTGGTGAAGATGTTGAGATGCGTCGTGTGGAGTTCGTTGGTCCGAACGTGGGTGACGAGCTAGCAGAAGCGGGTGGTCTAGCTATCCTAGTTTCTCTTATCTGTATCTTGATCTACGTATCGATGCGATTTGAATGGCGTCTAGCGGCAGGTGCGGTACTAGCACTTGCGCACGACGTAATCATCACGCTTGGTATCTTCTCGATAATGCAGATCGAGGTTGACCTGACTATCGTAGCGGCATTGCTGACCGTAGTAGGTTACTCGCTCAACGATACCATAGTGGTATTTGACCGCATCCGTGAGAACTTCCGTAAGATGCGTAAAGGCGATTCGGTTGAGATTATCAATGGCGCGATCACTCAGACTTTGAGCCGTACCTTGATCACTTCCGGTACTACCTTGTTCGTGGTTATCGCGCTGTTCACTAAGGGTGGTGCTAACATCCACGGCTTTGCAACTGCACTTCTACTGGGTATCACTGTAGGTACGTACTCGTCTATCTACGTAGCGTCGAACCTGGCACTTAAACTGGGCGTTTCTCGTGAACACCTAATGCCACCTCAAGTTGAGAAGGAAGGCGCAGAATTCGATGAAATGCCTTAA
- the fkpB gene encoding FKBP-type peptidyl-prolyl cis-trans isomerase, translating into MSVIAKNSAVTLHFAIKLEDGSVADSTQQMGKPAKLVIGDGSLSENFEGHLIGMEKGQSRSIPLAAADAFGMPNPDNIHHMDRSKFVGDAEVEVGTIMAFSGPDGMEIPGIITEIAGDSVTVDFNHPLAGRDVVFDVEILEVETA; encoded by the coding sequence GTGTCTGTAATTGCCAAAAACAGCGCGGTGACTCTGCACTTCGCAATCAAACTAGAAGACGGCTCAGTAGCCGATAGCACCCAACAGATGGGCAAACCAGCCAAACTGGTGATTGGTGATGGTAGCCTGAGTGAAAACTTTGAAGGTCACCTGATTGGTATGGAGAAGGGCCAGTCGCGCTCAATTCCTCTAGCAGCAGCGGATGCGTTTGGTATGCCGAATCCAGATAACATCCATCATATGGACCGCAGTAAGTTTGTGGGTGATGCTGAGGTTGAGGTCGGCACCATCATGGCGTTTAGTGGCCCAGATGGCATGGAGATCCCCGGTATCATCACAGAGATTGCTGGCGACTCTGTAACGGTTGATTTTAACCACCCTTTGGCGGGCCGAGACGTTGTATTTGACGTTGAGATCCTAGAGGTTGAGACAGCCTAA